The Chlorocebus sabaeus isolate Y175 chromosome 11, mChlSab1.0.hap1, whole genome shotgun sequence genomic interval AAACCCTCCTCTCCCACCTTCTCTAGGTCTTTTCATAATCTCTTAGGGTCTCAGCAAAAGGAGGCTAAGCAGCATCTCTTAGGACTTGGTTTTGGGAAAGGGTAGGTTAAGTTTACCTGCTTTCAGGTGTGGTGATGTATGAAGATACACTTCCTTCTTGAACACTGTAGGCAACAAAGAGAAATGTTAGCCATTTTTGGAAGGGGGAGAGgcaacttatttttcttctcttttgagacggagtctcgctctgttgccaggctggagtgcagtggcgcaatctcggctcactgcaacctctgcctccagggtcaagcgattcttctgcctcaacctcccaagtagctgggactacaggtgcgtaccaccgtgcccagctaatttttgtgtttttagtagagatggggtttcactgtgttgaccaggatggtctccatctcttgaccttgtgatccactcgcctcccaaagtgctgggattataggcgtgagccaccatgctgggcccttatttttcttttatctccagCCTCCTACTGGTCCGTCCTTACTTCTGGTCTTGTGGGGTATGCATACTTGGTCCCTGTAGCCATTTCCAAGGGCAGAGTAGGGCCTGACTTTATTTTTAGTTGCTGACATTTGTAGTCCTGGTTACATAATAGCAAAGTTCTGGCCAACTCAGCTTTCTCTAAATTCAAGGCAGGCCTTAAACCTGCCAGGGTAAAGACTAAACTATAGGGAAGGGAACAAATCGTAGCATTTTCCTAACTCCATTCCCACACTGACATCCTCCAAATGTATATTTCCAGTCTGGACCTCTTCCAGAACTTCCGACTCTGCTGTCTACTGCCTACTTGCCATTTCTTTTTCAATGTCTAATAGGCACCTAAGACTATGTGCAAACTTGTTGATTTTCCCCTTCCAAGGTCATCCCCATCTCAGATGACAACTCTAGTTGCTTAAGCTAAAAACCTTGGTATCATCCTTCATTCCTCTTCTCTCACACCCTGCAATCCAAAGTACTagcacattttaactttttttttttttttttttgagacgggtctccctctttttgcccaggctggagggcagtggcacaatctccactctgcaacctttgcctcctgggttcaagcgattctcctgcctcagtctcctgagtagctgggattacaggcatgcactaccatgcctggctgatttttgtatttttagtaaagatggggtttcaccatgttggccaggctggtcttgaactcctgaactcctgacttcgtgtgATCCACTCCtctggtctcctaaagtgctgggattacaggcatgagccaccatgcctggcccttaactcattctttaaaaatgagtttttaaaactttgcttAGAAGAATCTAAACACTTCTAATTCCATTCTTTCCAATCTAGATCAGTTCACCACCATCTCTCAATTACTGCAGAAACTTCCTGATGGCAGGTCTTCCCATTTCTTCTCTTGCCATCCCTCCGTAAGTCTATTCACCATACAGCAGCCTGAGTGAACCTTTTAAAACAggtcattcctctgctcaaaactctcCAATGACTTCCTATTTCATGTCAGGGAAGTCATTGGAGGGTTTTGAGAGGAGGAATTACCTAAGGTAATTCCTGACCACCTGATGTAACACAGTAACCTCCATCCTGAACATTCTCCATTACTTTCTCTGCTTTAGCTTTCTCCATGGCACTtatattttgtttactgtagGCCTCCCACTGAGATGATTTTTTCCTCTTGCTCACGGATGTTCCCTGAGCCCCAAACtgtttggcacacagtaggttctcATTAAGTATTTGttaagaatgaatgaattcccCCCAAACTCTCTTACAGGGAAGGGGCAGACGCGGAGTGGCAGCTGCCGATCCCTAGGGACTGGAGATGCAATACTGCCCGAAATATTTCTCTGCAGGGCTGTCCTCCCTGGGGAACCCTCCCTTGCCTTCCAGTGTGTGGGACTTGGCTTTCATCAGCAGTGGAGCCTCAGGTCAGAAGGCTGCAGAGCCAAACAGGGGGCTGGCCTGATGCAATGGTTACACAGAGATTAGCTGGGAGACAGGACCGGGTTAAACAGGCAGGGACTAATCCCGAGGGAAGGACGATACGCTGGGGAGACCCCAAATGGCCTCCTACACTTAAGAGATCCAGGCTGCTCTCTTGTGCGGGAGGCCCAGAGACCTCTACGGCAAAGGGAAAACACACCGCTCCCTGTCCATCGGCACCCCTTCCAAAGGCTTGTGTCAAGGTTCTCCTTTCAGTCCTGCAGGGTCCAGTAGCCCCAGCTACCGAGGTGGCCATGCTGACACCAGAGACACTGAGACTGAGACAGGATTGGGGGTAGGGTAGGGAGAAGGCCGATGGTGGCGAACGGGCGGAAACGGCTTGAGCGATGGTAACTCAGTCTTAGAGCGGGGGTGTGTCCTGCTGCCTCCCCCCGGACAGGCCTAACGAGGTGGCCTGAAGTTGGCTACGGGAGAGAATGAATTTCCCTAGGGCAGCCGAGGTCCCTTTGCCCAGCAGCACAGAGCAGGGCCCATGCTCCGGCTCCGGGCAGGGGTGGAGAGACGCTGTCGTCCGAAGCAATGGGGGTTTGTAAGCACCACCCCAGAATAAGGGACTCTCCCCATTCCTCTCTCGGACGGTCCCTGACTTCACTGTGGAGGCGTGAGGCCAATCCTAAAGAGCGGACGCCCCAACTCTGAGGAGACGGGAGGGTAAAGGGCAGATGGGAGTCAGTACTCGCCTCTCTCCTCAGGTTCCAGCTCTGATTTTGGCTCTGTCGCTGCCACCCGCTCATCTTCAACATGATACGCTCAGTGCCTTAGACTGAAGCCTCTGACCTCGGGAGCACCTAGCTGTAATCTTTTACCATGGCCTTGCCCTCCTCTCAGGGGCGGGACCCCAAAACCTACCAATCAGAAAGTGGCACGCCGGCATTGGCCCCGCCTCGTCCCTCGTATCCGCCACTCAGGAGCTCCGCAGAACCGCCCCCGTCGCTCCCTCTCGCTAGGGGGTCGACGTAGTGTCGGACCCGGAAGTGGCTTTGGGTCACGAGGCTTCACGGAGGCGGCGGGTGAGTCATGCGCGCGCGCGGAGGGGAGAGTagcggggggaggggaggaaaggggggcGGGGATGATGCAATGTTTGGCAACCGGTGTCTGCACGCGCACGCGCAGGGGACTACGAGGGTGGTGGGAGGTGCAGAGGgtgggggaaaggagagagggcgGGGCGCCAGCTCCCGGCGCCCAACGGCCCCAACGGCTATCAGCGTTGGCCGTCCGTAGTCGGTTGTGTGGAGCCTCTTTGCCGCTTGTCTCCCCCAGAAGCTGCTGTTCCGCCCACCTAGCTTTAGCCGCCGTTTTACCTCCACTATAAGGGACTCCCATTTTCCTTGGCCCCTCCCAGCTAATGGTCATATAGGCCTTTTGAACTTTTCCTTTGAAAGTTGGTATCCATCCACTGGAATTGTCGACATCTCGAGTCTTCTTAGAGAGGTCTCCAGGctcggtgactcatgcctataatcccagcactttgggaggctgaggagagcggatcacttgaggtcaggagttccagatcagcctgaccaacatggtgaaaccccatctctactaaaaatacaaaaattagccgggtgtggtgatgcgcgcctgtaatcccagctactctggaggctgaggcaggagaatcacttgaaccctggaggcgtaTGTTGCAGtgaccgagatcgcgccactgcactccagcctgggtgacagagcgagactacgtttCACCGAAAacgaaaaacaaataaaaaaaccggGGTGGTCTAGCCCCGTAAATCTCCCAAAAGGGGCCGAGGAACTGGAATCCCTTGGTAGTCATTTTCCGCTTCTCTCACAACAGCGCCCTTGACTTTTACCTTGGAGTTGCTAAGCCCTCAGCCTGCCAGAAGTCATGTATTTTACTCAGTGGACCCGATTCTGTTTGGCCACCTATTTTCCCCCACTGTGCTCTTACGGCTTTCTCCAATATCAAGACCCTCTCTTGCTGTACCAGACAGCAAGTCCTGTGACTCCCTGCTGTGAGGAGCGCGGCACAGGCCTGCCTCCTAGGTGTTCGGGTCGAGATTTACAGCGGAGTCTCATCCTGGGACGTGTAAGTGCACTTCAGCGCAGGACCGCCCTGGACTGGGGAGACCGGAGCCGCGATTTTAGCCTCAACTCCCCCTCACTTACCAAGGGATCTTACCGTCCTTGTTTGTAAATTAAAGAGTTGTAAGGGTAAAATGAGAACCATGAACTTGGAGGCAACTTGAACAAAAGTAAAACGCACCACGCAGAATGCAAAGTATTTTTCTTGTGCCTTGAAAACAGAGGCCATGTGGTGGCCTGTTACATATCCTGTCATACCCTCATGGGGGCAAGCCAGAGTTTAAGTAGAAACTGTCACAAGGCCGGTTGTGACTGGAGTGGTGTGTCTGTGACAGGTCTTTGGTTAGGCTGCTCCGTTGCTCCACACCTCCATTTCCCCTCTGAAAATGGGGGTGGTGTGGGGGGTGGACCAGATGGTCTCTCCTGGCCTAAAAACAGACCAGGTTGTCAATGACAGGCAGAGGTCATGTGACTTGACAGGCCGAGGTCGTGTTGTGACATGTTGACCTGGAGAGGCGGGTCAAGTCCCAGCACACTACCCGGGAAGCCTTTGGGGCGGGGCAGGGCAAGTCGCGACTTTCATCTTTCGGGCCTGGCCCCTCCCGGACCTGGCATTCCTGGCTCCCGCAACAGACTGTGGCTTTGGAAGGGGCCCCTCCCCGAGGAGGGCTGGGATTGGCCACCAGTGGCCTGGGAAGAGGCGCAGATCCTTCCGCGGAGGGAGGGGGGCCGCGTGGGGTGTTTGTTCTCTTGGGGATTAATGGGGGGTTGTGGGGGAGGGGTAGGCGCGCTCCCGCATGCGCACTGCGGCCCCTCCAGTTGGCTCGTCGCTGTCCGCTGGGCGGGGGCCCGGCCCCGCCCCTCTCCCGTCCGGGCAGCGGCGGAGGCGGCGGTGGCTGCGGCGGTGGCTGCGGCAgcgacggcggcggcggcggcagcggcagcaGCCTGCGCAGTGCCTTCTGGGAACGGAATCCCCAGGGCTGCCCCTGGCCCCCATGGCGCATGCGCGGGAGGCCGCTCGGTGATccgcggcggcggcagcggcgctTCCTGCTAGGACCGGCCGGGGCCGTACCGGAGGCTCGGGCTCCACcgaccctcctcccaccccctcccactCACTCTCTGGGCCGCGACTGCGCAGGGCGGGGCCGGCCGAACCATGGGCCGCGGTGAGTGCGGGGCCCggcccccccaccccgcccctccccctcccctcccctcctgtcccTACCTCTGCCCCCTCCGCGTCCTCTCGGCCCCTTTCCCCGGCCCCATCCCCACTCCCCCGCCCTCACCTGCCCCCGCCGCTTCTCCCTCTCACTGCCTGACTTCTGCCTTCTTCACCGCCCTCCCCTCAGTGCTTCGCCCACCCTCCGCCCGCCCTCTCCCCAAGTTCCTTCCTACTTCGTGcgccttcccctcctcctcaaGCCGAGGGaagcagtctgggtgacagggcgccTTGTTATGAGAGGGAAAGTTTGGAAGCCACCAGTGTGGGGTGGGAGAAATGGTGAGTCTGGGGAGGATACCTGCAGGTTGGAGGGGCTTCCCCTCCTATCGGAGGATAGGCTCTCTTGGAGATATCGGAGGACAGGCTCTCGGAGTCAGTGGGATAGGAGGTTCTGAATCTCTTTGCCTTAGGCTTGAGGGAAAATCAGGAGCTTCTCAGGATCCTGGGAAAAGACTGAGCTGTGATCTTCACCTTTTAAGACCCGAATGAACTAGATCAGCGATTGTGTGATGGAGCAGGCATGGGGGGAGTTCTGCTGGTACCACCCCAGCGGGCAGTTGGGCAATTGCCTGGTGACCTGTGGGGCAATCTGTACTTTTTATATCATCTTCCTGGGTAGGGAACGACAGGAGCCAGACACTCTGGGAAACTTCCTAGTGGCCTAGCATTATGGGAATGTGCCCATACTCCTGGTTGAAGTCTTCAATTCCGAATGGACGGAGGCCTTGCCCTTCATATGCCTAAGAATTGTGCTAGACTTTCTTGGTCCCAGGGAGCTGAGGTTCTGATCCTCTGGTCCCTAGGGACTGGGCTTGGAAAGGATGGTTGTAGACTAAGCCAGCAGATCCCCGAGGTCTTTATAGGCGCTTGCCTCACATTGTTAAGGATTTTTCTCTTGAGAGGATGTAAGGATCTTTCTCTTGAGAGGGTGCTGGGCTGTGGTGCTCTTCAGAGTTGGGCAGACTCCTGATAGTCCCATCTCTCTACTTTGCGTTGCAGGTGTGGGCTAAGCTGGTGGCCCCGGCTTTAGACTGGACCCCACAATGTTTGCAGAGATGTTCAGGTAGCTGTGGTGATACGGCAGAGGAGGACTCATTCTCCCTCCCAGCTCTCTGAGGGGTTCCCCTTGCTGCTCTGGGGCTTTCTCTTGAGTTTTCTTGGGTCTCCCCACAACCTTTGCCTTCCTGGAGTCCTCCCTCAGGTACCTCGCCCAGTTTAATCCTCCTAGTGCCTACATGGATGTCTGTGTTATCAGGCACGCGGGAGCTGATTACACACAATGAATGGGGGCAATGAGAGCAGTGGAGCAGACAGAGCTGGGGGCCCTGTGGCCACATCTGTCCCCATCGGCTGGCAGCGCTGTGTGCGAGAGGGTGCTGTGCTCTACATCAGGTACGGATCTTCCCAGGTCCCCAAGCTCTGCCACTCCAGTTGCCCGggttttctttcttccacttctCCTCTCAGCTCAGCTCTCTGGTACCCGATtgctctcctctcttccccttccttcctcagcctttttGCTTTCTGTAGCTCTTGGCCTTTGAATCCATTCTCCCTCTTTCTGTgtcttcccacattccttactcTCTGTTCTTCTAGGAGGATCTGTAACTTAAGCACTGTGCTTTAGGAGTATTGCCTGATTCACTGCCAGCTAACCCCATGTCCTCTGACCCTGTCCTCTTCCAGTCCAAGTGGCACAGAGCTGTCTTCCTTGGAGCAAACCCGGAGCTACCTCCTCAGCGATGGGACCTGCAAGTGCGGTCTGGAGTGTCCACTTAATGTCCCCAAGGTCAGAGTGGTGAGGGGTGCCTGAGAGTACAGAGATAAGCTAAAAGTCTTAATGCAAATCACTGACTGAGGTAGCCCTTTCCATAGATTCCAGCCCCTCAGGGTCCCTGTCCTTGCTTTCCACCTTACAGGTTTTCAACTTTGACCCTTTGGCCCCGGTGAccctgggtggggctggggtggggccagCATCAGAGGAGG includes:
- the LOC103238566 gene encoding DDIT3 upstream open reading frame protein, which encodes MLKMSGWQRQSQNQSWNLRRECSRRKCIFIHHHT